One Thiobacillus sp. genomic region harbors:
- the prsT gene encoding PEP-CTERM system TPR-repeat protein PrsT, translating into MIVRLRPVSTMLVLALALAGCGKSPEEHFEQAKALYAKGDSQGTILELKNTLQEQPNNAEARLLLGRTYIAQESYADALKELERAQKNGVPVNQVLPLLAKTYLRTGQAQKVLDLGLPPGRLNRQEIASMQATRAEAFLIMDRRADVDQAIAMAEEANPGDPDLLVLKARLALQKGNRAEGIQFLNAAISQDKNHVYAYYLKAAAQESEGKLDETLNTYREALKHDPKAFRAHLFISSIERRQGNLQASEKSLQAAEIAAPRHPLVIYSRAVIELQRNDLDAANESIQQVLKLVPDYLPARLVAALVNLGKGNYEQSLKDAQRVLAEQPSNTLAAQVVATSKLRSGDPKAAMQTLSKLLEDRPKDPVLLSIAGEASMQAQDYARAQSFLDQAEALNPGDLAIKELQATNLLAQGKTDLAIAELQQASKASDQARNADISLIRIHLQRKEFDQAFQAIDALEKKLPNSPVPHGLRAMAYVSKPDIPSARRSLEKALSVDPTYYPAAATLAELDLKDKDIAAARKRFDSILSHDKANVSAMVALANVALLEKKKDDYVNWLEKALKIDTRNMAAHAGLVRHHLAKQDKSRALAQAKQAQDTNPESLATINLLGATQAAVGDWGAAIDTYARLVNKAPQSAEALLLLAKAQSAIKPVDVVRKTLTQAIELKPDFLQAQDALIRLELVNNKPDAALAIARKIQAQQPRSPIGYDREGGILLSQKKYPQAVSAFEKALSLSAGGDVAGSIKLHRALFMAGNAKAADQRLTKLLSEHPKDSVLRTYAAEFFMVTKRNREAIAQYEVLLALAPNNALALNNLANLYLREKDSRALETAEKALKLAPDQPITQDTLGWILVEQGQLPRGMDLLSKAASRASKDPSVRYHYGAALYRAGKKTEAKKELAAAVGIGKLFPEKEQAEALLKNL; encoded by the coding sequence ATGATTGTCCGCCTTCGTCCTGTTTCCACCATGCTGGTTCTGGCCCTTGCCTTGGCAGGATGCGGCAAGAGCCCGGAAGAACACTTCGAGCAAGCCAAGGCTCTGTACGCAAAAGGCGACAGCCAGGGCACCATCCTTGAACTCAAGAACACGTTGCAGGAGCAACCCAACAATGCCGAGGCACGGCTGCTTCTCGGCAGGACCTACATTGCCCAGGAGAGCTATGCCGATGCTCTGAAGGAACTTGAGCGTGCGCAGAAGAACGGGGTTCCGGTCAACCAGGTCCTGCCCCTGCTGGCCAAGACCTACCTGCGCACGGGGCAAGCCCAGAAAGTGCTCGATTTGGGGCTGCCTCCAGGCCGGCTGAACCGGCAGGAAATTGCCTCCATGCAAGCCACGCGTGCGGAAGCATTCCTCATCATGGATAGGCGAGCTGATGTAGACCAAGCCATCGCCATGGCAGAGGAGGCCAACCCCGGCGACCCGGACCTGCTGGTCCTCAAGGCACGTCTCGCCCTGCAAAAGGGCAATAGAGCCGAAGGCATACAGTTCCTTAACGCTGCGATCAGCCAGGACAAAAACCATGTGTATGCTTACTATCTCAAGGCAGCCGCGCAGGAGTCTGAAGGCAAGCTCGACGAAACCCTCAACACCTACAGGGAAGCACTGAAGCACGACCCCAAAGCTTTTCGTGCTCACCTTTTCATATCCAGCATAGAGCGTAGACAGGGCAACCTCCAGGCAAGCGAAAAATCCTTGCAGGCTGCCGAGATAGCTGCACCTCGGCACCCGCTTGTTATTTACAGCCGGGCAGTTATTGAACTCCAGCGAAACGATCTGGATGCCGCCAATGAATCCATACAACAGGTCTTGAAGCTGGTACCAGACTACCTGCCCGCAAGACTGGTGGCTGCCCTCGTAAATCTGGGCAAAGGGAACTATGAGCAAAGTCTCAAGGACGCCCAGCGAGTCTTGGCAGAACAGCCCTCCAATACCTTGGCAGCGCAGGTGGTTGCAACAAGCAAACTGCGATCGGGCGACCCCAAGGCGGCCATGCAAACCCTCAGCAAGCTCCTCGAGGATCGCCCCAAGGATCCAGTACTGCTGAGCATCGCTGGCGAAGCCTCCATGCAGGCCCAGGACTATGCCCGTGCCCAATCATTCCTTGACCAGGCAGAAGCCCTGAACCCAGGGGACTTGGCCATCAAGGAACTTCAAGCCACAAACCTGTTGGCCCAGGGCAAGACCGACTTGGCAATTGCTGAGTTGCAGCAAGCCAGCAAAGCCAGCGACCAGGCTAGAAATGCGGACATCTCGCTCATACGCATTCACTTACAACGCAAAGAATTTGACCAGGCATTCCAAGCTATCGACGCCTTGGAAAAGAAACTGCCCAACAGTCCAGTCCCCCATGGCCTTCGTGCGATGGCCTACGTCTCTAAACCGGACATTCCTTCAGCTCGTAGGTCCCTGGAAAAGGCCTTGAGCGTGGACCCCACCTATTACCCCGCCGCAGCCACGCTGGCCGAGTTGGATTTGAAGGACAAGGACATCGCAGCGGCACGCAAGCGCTTCGATTCAATACTTAGTCATGACAAGGCCAATGTCAGTGCCATGGTTGCGCTGGCTAACGTGGCCCTCCTTGAAAAGAAGAAAGATGATTATGTGAACTGGCTGGAGAAGGCTCTCAAGATCGACACCAGAAACATGGCAGCCCATGCTGGCTTGGTCAGACACCACCTTGCAAAGCAGGACAAATCCAGGGCCCTCGCCCAAGCCAAACAAGCGCAAGACACGAATCCAGAAAGCCTGGCCACGATCAACCTCCTGGGCGCAACACAAGCTGCAGTTGGAGATTGGGGTGCCGCCATTGATACCTATGCGCGTTTGGTGAATAAGGCCCCCCAGTCAGCCGAGGCCCTTCTGCTATTGGCCAAGGCCCAGTCCGCCATTAAGCCAGTCGATGTGGTACGCAAGACGCTCACCCAAGCCATCGAGCTCAAGCCCGACTTTCTTCAAGCCCAGGACGCCTTGATCAGGTTGGAGTTGGTGAACAATAAACCAGATGCCGCGCTGGCCATCGCCCGCAAAATTCAGGCTCAACAGCCCCGCTCTCCCATTGGATATGACCGGGAGGGCGGGATTCTTCTGTCGCAAAAAAAATATCCACAAGCTGTCTCCGCCTTTGAGAAGGCGCTCTCCCTTAGTGCCGGAGGGGATGTGGCGGGCTCGATCAAGCTGCATCGGGCCCTATTCATGGCGGGCAACGCCAAGGCCGCCGACCAGCGACTGACTAAACTGCTCAGCGAGCACCCCAAGGATTCGGTCCTGCGCACTTACGCGGCAGAGTTCTTTATGGTGACCAAGCGCAACCGGGAGGCCATCGCCCAGTACGAAGTGCTGCTGGCACTCGCCCCGAACAACGCATTGGCCCTGAACAACCTGGCCAACCTGTACCTGCGCGAGAAGGACAGCCGCGCCCTTGAAACCGCTGAAAAGGCCCTCAAACTCGCCCCCGATCAACCCATTACCCAGGACACCCTGGGATGGATCCTGGTGGAGCAGGGTCAGTTGCCCCGGGGCATGGATCTTCTCTCCAAGGCCGCATCCAGGGCCAGCAAGGACCCCTCCGTGCGTTACCACTATGGCGCCGCCCTTTATCGAGCCGGCAAGAAAACCGAGGCCAAGAAAGAACTGGCGGCTGCGGTGGGCATCGGCAAGTTGTTTCCAGAAAAGGAACAGGCTGAAGCCCTTTTGAAGAACCTGTGA
- the prsT gene encoding PEP-CTERM system TPR-repeat protein PrsT, which produces MQWLKANLPKLLIVLLGTTVLAGGLYMVTRKSPDDHLRSGIALQEKGDLKGASIELKNALQAMPDNGEARFRLGQVLFSQGDYLGAEKEFKKSRELGLRDPSLDVFHARTLLQLGEFRRLLSEIQIQDGIEPDARAALLALRARAQFLFKDGVNSQRSLSEADAIVPEHPESLFTRAVAAFSEKDTDGALAFMDKALAKASGRADFWLLKGDLLRITKKNDLAMQAYTKALESEPANVPARLSRAQLHLESSDLDKASADLKEVRKQAPNDVMGRYLEAYIEFRRGRHTESNNILQGILRGSPGFLPGHMLAGTVNIALGNREAARAHLDKVLAAAPNHALARKLMAATMADLGDLGQAKALLASFGNAADDPLLNTLQGKISLRQGDYAEARKHLEQIPEGTRQDAKYFTDLAASRLGSGDEAGAVAALSRAAELDTESQRPEVLLVVTHLKAKQYAEALKVVDKLGKERPQDPLPHNLRGAIHMSQQDVGKARSSFNKALEVRPDYFPAASNLALLDIRANDPKSARARYQQLLKHNQKESRAWLALAALDARDRNDAGHLQNLEEAKKANDKAPEPRVMLVRYWLGKKDAGKALVEARSALDATGRTAFTEYIGLAQASQGDHTNALATFSKWAESNPANPVAHFRVAQEQAATKDLASALKSLDKALALRPDFVEADLNKALILGQTGRSEDGVKIARKLQARLPKAAAGYLAEAELLNGEKRYLDAARQFARAAQLSGKGQTLMLAHQAYLKGGQGVEGEKLLSQWLLANPKDTTVRHHLALSQLNARRLKDAADNYRILAQASPKDLVAHNNLAWILGELGDKEAVSVAEQTLKLDPDNPATLDTVGWVQVNAGNTKRGLDLLQQAHAKAPTAPEIHWHLAMALAKSGDRQRAKEELEKLIYSGLDFPQKAQAKKYLENL; this is translated from the coding sequence ATGCAATGGCTGAAGGCCAACCTTCCCAAGCTGCTTATCGTGCTTCTGGGAACCACCGTTCTGGCCGGTGGCCTCTACATGGTCACGCGAAAATCCCCCGACGATCACCTCCGGTCAGGCATCGCCCTGCAGGAGAAAGGCGACCTGAAGGGTGCTTCCATCGAACTGAAGAACGCCCTCCAGGCCATGCCCGACAATGGGGAGGCTCGCTTCCGCCTGGGCCAGGTCCTTTTTTCCCAAGGCGACTATCTGGGCGCGGAGAAGGAATTCAAGAAATCCCGTGAACTGGGCTTGCGCGATCCGTCTTTGGACGTTTTTCACGCCCGAACCCTTCTCCAACTGGGGGAATTCCGGCGCCTTCTAAGCGAAATCCAAATTCAGGATGGCATCGAGCCCGACGCTCGTGCCGCGCTCCTGGCCCTCCGCGCCCGCGCCCAGTTTCTCTTCAAGGACGGCGTCAACAGCCAGCGCAGCCTCAGTGAAGCGGACGCAATCGTGCCCGAACATCCGGAATCACTCTTCACCCGCGCTGTGGCTGCCTTTTCGGAAAAGGATACCGACGGCGCCCTCGCCTTCATGGACAAGGCCCTCGCCAAGGCTTCCGGGCGAGCGGATTTCTGGCTGCTTAAGGGCGACCTGCTGCGCATCACCAAGAAGAATGACCTTGCCATGCAAGCCTATACCAAGGCCCTGGAGAGCGAACCCGCCAACGTCCCGGCCCGGCTGTCCAGAGCCCAACTGCATCTGGAATCATCCGACCTTGACAAGGCCTCTGCCGACCTCAAGGAAGTACGCAAGCAAGCGCCCAACGACGTGATGGGGCGCTACCTGGAGGCATACATCGAATTCAGACGTGGCCGCCACACCGAATCAAACAACATCCTGCAAGGCATCCTGCGGGGCTCGCCAGGTTTCCTGCCCGGACACATGCTGGCCGGCACGGTCAATATCGCCCTGGGCAACCGGGAAGCCGCACGGGCCCACCTGGACAAGGTATTGGCCGCTGCGCCAAACCATGCCCTGGCGCGAAAGCTCATGGCCGCCACCATGGCAGACCTGGGCGACCTTGGTCAGGCCAAGGCCTTGCTCGCCTCCTTCGGCAATGCCGCCGACGACCCTTTACTCAACACCCTGCAAGGCAAGATTTCCCTGCGCCAGGGCGATTATGCCGAGGCCCGGAAACACCTGGAGCAGATTCCGGAGGGCACCCGGCAGGACGCCAAGTATTTCACGGATCTGGCTGCGAGCCGCCTGGGAAGCGGTGACGAAGCCGGGGCGGTGGCTGCCCTCAGCAGGGCGGCCGAACTGGACACTGAAAGCCAGCGCCCGGAGGTGCTGCTGGTCGTGACCCACCTGAAGGCAAAGCAATACGCCGAGGCCCTCAAGGTCGTGGACAAGCTTGGAAAGGAGCGCCCCCAGGATCCGCTACCCCACAACCTGCGGGGCGCCATCCACATGAGCCAGCAGGATGTCGGCAAGGCCCGTTCCAGTTTCAACAAGGCCCTGGAAGTGAGGCCCGATTATTTCCCCGCCGCATCCAACCTGGCGCTGCTGGACATACGCGCGAACGATCCCAAATCGGCCAGGGCCCGGTACCAGCAACTCCTCAAGCACAATCAAAAGGAAAGCCGGGCCTGGCTTGCCCTGGCGGCCCTCGACGCCCGGGACAGGAACGATGCCGGCCACCTGCAGAATCTTGAGGAAGCGAAGAAGGCCAACGACAAGGCACCCGAGCCACGCGTCATGCTGGTCCGCTACTGGTTGGGCAAGAAGGACGCAGGCAAGGCCCTGGTGGAGGCGCGCTCCGCCCTGGATGCCACGGGCCGCACGGCGTTCACCGAATACATCGGCCTGGCCCAGGCCTCCCAGGGTGACCACACCAACGCCCTGGCCACGTTCAGCAAATGGGCGGAATCCAATCCGGCCAACCCGGTGGCGCATTTCCGGGTCGCCCAGGAACAAGCAGCCACCAAGGACCTGGCGTCTGCCCTGAAGTCCCTGGACAAGGCCCTGGCCCTGCGTCCGGATTTCGTCGAGGCTGACCTGAACAAGGCTCTGATCCTCGGACAGACGGGGCGCAGCGAGGATGGAGTCAAGATCGCCCGCAAGCTGCAGGCAAGACTTCCCAAGGCCGCCGCAGGGTACTTGGCCGAAGCGGAACTCCTGAACGGAGAGAAGCGATACCTGGACGCTGCCAGGCAGTTCGCACGAGCTGCCCAGCTTAGCGGCAAAGGCCAGACGCTCATGCTTGCCCACCAGGCCTACCTTAAGGGCGGTCAGGGCGTGGAAGGGGAAAAACTGCTCTCCCAATGGCTCTTGGCAAACCCCAAGGACACGACGGTGAGACACCACCTCGCCCTATCCCAACTGAACGCCCGGCGGCTGAAGGATGCGGCGGACAATTACCGCATCCTGGCCCAAGCCAGCCCCAAGGATCTGGTCGCCCACAACAACCTGGCCTGGATCCTGGGGGAACTGGGGGACAAGGAAGCCGTCAGCGTGGCTGAACAAACCCTCAAATTGGACCCCGACAACCCCGCCACGCTGGACACCGTGGGGTGGGTCCAGGTGAATGCCGGCAACACCAAGCGGGGCCTGGACCTGTTGCAGCAAGCCCATGCCAAGGCGCCCACAGCACCCGAAATCCATTGGCATTTGGCAATGGCCCTCGCCAAATCCGGGGATCGTCAACGTGCCAAAGAGGAATTGGAGAAGCTGATCTACAGCGGGCTTGATTTTCCGCAGAAGGCCCAAGCGAAAAAGTACCTCGAAAACCTTTGA